Part of the Dehalococcoidia bacterium genome, TGTCGTAAGAACTACGGCTGCACCCATTTCATCGTCGGGCGGGACCATGCAGGCGTGGGCAATTACTACGGCCCCTACGACGCCCAGCACATCTTCCGCGAGTTGGAGCCCGAGGAGCTGGGCATAACGCCCCTCTTCTTCGAGAACGCCTTCTATTGCCGCCGCTGCGGCGGGATGGCCTCGGCCAAGACCTGCCCTCACCCGCCTGAGGAGCAGGTAAACCTGAGCGGGACCCAGGTGCGGGCCATGCTGGCCCGGGGCGAGCTACCACCGCCCGAGTTCACCCGCCCGGAGGTAGCCCGTCTGCTGCTGGAGGCCCAGAGCCGCTGACGGTGGCCCCAGCCAGGGGCGCCGCCCTATAATCCAGAGGAGACCACCACAGGAGCGGAGATATGGAGCTGGACGGCGTCGTCACTCTGGTCACCGGAGGGGCCTCGGGCCTGGGCGAGGCCACCGTGCGCCGATTGCTGGGGGCAGGCGCCCGCGTCGTCATCGTGGACCGGGATGCCACCCGTGGCGAGGCCCTGGCGCGGGAGCTGGGCGAGGTGGCCCTCTTTGCCCAGGCGGACATTACCGACGAGGCCTCCACCGCCGCCGCCATAGAGAAGGCGGCCTCCCTCGGCCCCCTGCGGGCCGTCGTCCACTGCGCTGGGATCGGCTGGGCCGGGCGAGTCCTGGGCCGCGATGGCACGCCCCATGACCTGGGCCGCTTCCGGATGGTCATCGAGGTGAACCTGGTAGGCACCTTCAACGTGCTGCGGCTGGCAGCAGCGGCCATGGCCAAGAACGAGCCGACGGCCGAGGGCGAACGGGGGGTCATCATCAACACCGCCTCGGTGGCCGCCTTCGACGGGCAGATCGGCCAGGCTGCCTATGCCGCCTCCAAGGCCGGGGTGGTGGGGCTGACCCTCACTGCCGCCCGCGACCTGGCCAGCCTTGGCATACGAGTAGTGACCATCGCCCCGGGCATCTTCGACACGCCCCTCTTCCGCCTCATGCCCGAGCCTCAGCGTCAGGCCCTGGCCGAAAACGTGCCCTTCCCCAGGCGGCTGGGACGCCCGGAGGAGTTCGCCCTCCTGGCCGAGAGCATCATCCGCAACCCCTACCTCAACGGCGAGACCATCCGCCTGGACGGCGCGCTGCGCATGCCGCCGCGGTAGCGCCTCAGGCCAGGTGACGGTAGAGGCAGGAGGAGAGGCCTCGCGAGAGCCAGGCCGGGCAGAGGGCAGCGAGCACGCGCAGCGCTCTGCCCAGGGCCCTCCGCCGTCGGCCCTGCCCTCGCTCAGGGGTGGGATAGTAGAAGTAGGGCAGGGGCGACTCGCAAGCCGCCCAGAGGGACTTGAACCGGCGCAATCCCTCGTGGTCGGCGTCGGTGCGCCCCATGTCTAGCACCCGCATGCCCATTTCTCGCGCCAGGGCGATGGTATGCCACATGAGCAGGTTGTTGGGCCGCACTTCCAGACGGTCGGGCTGAGAGACGTTGGCCTTGTAGACCATGCCCTGCCGCCACCAGAGGAGCAGGTTGCAGGCCACCACCTCTCCATCTATTTCGGCCAGGAGGAAGGCGCCCAGCCCGCGCCCCAGCAGGTGCTCACCGATGGCAGCGAAGAACCGACGCGGTGCTGGCAACAGGCGCTGGCGTCGCCGCGTGGCCTCGTACAGGCGATAAAACAGGGGCAAGGCCTCGGGACCGGCCCGACGCACCTCTACCCCTGAGCGGAGGGCCTTTCGCACCCCGCGGCGGGCCGAGTCGTGGACCATGGGCTCCAGCTCCGCCAGATCCGACGGCACCTCCATGAAGTGACGGACGAACAGGCTGGCAACGGTCACGAAGCCCAGGGGCACCAGGCGGTCGGCATCGCCTCCCCGCAACTCCACGTAGTCGAGGCCGCGACGGCGCGCCTCTCGCTGCACAGCCATCGCCAGGGCAGCCAGCTCGTCAGCTCCCTGGACCAGGGGAGGGCACAGGTCGCTGAAGGGCAGGCCCACCAGGCGGTGACCCGTGAGGCGGCTCCTTACCAGCATCAGCGGCAGGGCAGCCGTGATCTCCCCCTGGGCCGTCTCCAGGACATAGTACACAGGCTCGAAGCCGTAAGCCGCCGTCAGCGCCCTCGCCCAGTGAGAGGTGTGGAAGACCGTCGCCTCGGGGTGCCACGCCACGAACTCCTCCCAGGCGGGCTCGCAGCGGGGGTCGATGGCCCTCACGCGACCGGAGTTCATCGGCCCGCCCTCCCCGCCTCGGGTGCGGGCGGCGGCCCCCCGTGCAGGGCGACGTACGTCTCCCGCACCCTGGACCAGGAGTGACGCAGGGCCACGGCTCGAGCGGCCTCTCCCAGGCGTCGGCGCAAACCCTCGTCCCTGTAGAGCCGGAGCAGGGCATCGGCCAGGGCACGGTGATCGCCCGGCGGGTAATAGAGCACCGCATCGCCGAAGACGCGGCGGATGGACGGCTGGACAGCCGCCACCACTGGCCGGCCCATGAAGGCGTACTCGAATAGCTTGTTGGGCAGAGAGTTGAAACGGACCGGCACCACGCCCACCTGGGCAGAGGCGACGGCGCGCGCCACCTGGGGGTAGGCCAGCCACCCCTTGAAGGTCACCGTGCCGTCCAGCCCCAGGCTGTCAGCCAGTGCCCGGACGGCAGGAAGATGCTCGCCCTCGCCCACCACCCAGACCCGAAGGTCCGGCAGCAGCGGCCGCAGCAGGGCCGCCGCCCGCAGCAGGTCATCGACGCCGTAACGGGGCAGGATGGAGCCGTGGGTCATGACCACGAACCCTCCGTCCGACCCAGGCTCCTCCGGCGGCGGTCGGAAGACGTCCTCATCGGGGGCGTTGGGCAGCCATACCACCTTCGCTGCAGGGGTGCCGCGCTGGACCACCCTCTCCACCGTATCGGGGGCGACCACTATGACCACGTGGGCCAGGGCAGCGCTGATGCGCTCCAGCCAGCCGGCCAGGCGCACGAGCGGGGAACCATCGCTCAGGCCATAGGTGCAGGCCAGGGTCTCCGGCAGCAGGTCGAAGATGTACAGGACGATCCTGGTGCCAAAAAGCCGCGGCAGCAGGGCAGCGAAGACGGCGTAGTCGGGAGGGCTGCAGAACTCCACCACGCGATAGCGCCTGAGGGCCCACAGGGCTGGCAGCAAGATGGCCGCCAGGACGCAGAAGGCGGAATGCTCCCACAGGTGTCGGAGCAGCCCCGACCGGCGGTGGGCCAGGGGCAGCCGGAACACGGTGCCCCCCGGGTAGCGCTCCACCAACGGCTGTCCCGGCGCCCGCAGACAGAGGACATCTACCTGGTAGCCAGCGTCGGCCAGGGCGCCGACATTGCGGCGCAGGTGCTCCTCCTGGGGAAAGTAGCCCAGGCGCACCAGACAGACCCTCCTCATGCCCGCACCTCCGCAACGCCTCGTTCCCTTCTGGCCGCCATCGCCTCCTCATAAACCGCCGCCACTCGCCGGGCAATGGCGCCCAGCTCCAGGTGCTGTACCCGCCGACGACCGTCGGTGCGCCCGCCGAAGTCCAGGGCCAGCTCTAGCTTGGCAGCGATGTCCTCCGGCTCCTGGCTGCACAGGAAACACCCCTCGGTGTCGCCGATGACCTGGGGGACATCGCCCACAGCGGTGGAGACGATGGGCAGGTTGCAGGCCATGGCCTCCTTCACCACCATGGGCGATCCCTCGGCGTCGGACACCAGCAGCAGCACGTCACAGGCATTCATATAGAGGGGCACCCGGGAGTGGGGCTGCCCAGAGGCCAGCACCAGCTCCACATCGTCGCGATGGGAGCGGAGCAGGTTCATAGCAGCCTGCACCAGGTCCCAGCGCTTCTCGGGACGGGAGGGGTCGCCTGCCCACAGGACGAGCCTCCTTTTCATGGGCAGGCCCAGGGCGCGGCGCGCCTCCTCACGAGGCATGGGTCGGAACAGCCCCAAATCGATGCCGCAGGGGATGACGTGAGCGCGGCGGCAGCCCAGACGCGCCCGCATCTCCTCCGACACGACGATGACCTGGTCGAAGAAGCGGGTGAAGAGCCGACAGGGCACCGCCTGCCAGGTCATGAACACCTCCGGGCCATGATGGGTCAGCACCACGGGGCAACGGCGCTGGGCCAGGGCCACCAGCCCCGAGAAGATGTAGTGGGCATGGATAACGTCGTAGCGATGACGGCTCAGGGCGCGCCAGAGTCGTGGATATGCCCACAGATAGTTCAGGCGACTGGCCTGGCCATCGATGAACAGGACGTCCACCATAATGCCCAGACGGCGCAGGGAGTCCACCTGCTCCTGGACGAATATCCCGAAGGCCGGGCGCCCCGGTTGAGGGTACATATTGGTAACCACTAGCACGTGCATGCTCAGCGCCTCGCAGGCGTCCTCGCCAGGGGATCGTCCGGGTTCAGCTGGGCGGGGTTGGATAGCAGCAGCCCGTTGAGCAGGGTGCGGAAGCGGTCCTGATAGCCCCGCAGCACCGTCAGCGTCACCACGTCGCAGACATCGTTCCCCTCCCGGGAGGCCTCCACCACCTGCAGTCCATGCTCGCTGGCCAGATGCAGGTAGAGGCGGCGCTGGGCTGTCAGCTCGACCAGGGAGGTCTCCTCGTCGCCACGGGCCCGGGCCACCTCCGGAGGCACGTCCAGCAGGAATGCGTAGTCGGGCCGCGGCGATATGGCCAGCAGGAGGCGAGGGGACAGCGCCACCCAGCGGCCATCGCCGCCCAGGCGGGACAGCATCTCCACGGCGGCGTCGTAGGTATAGCGGTCGCAAACCACCACTTTCCCCAGCAAGCGGGGCAGCCAGGCCCGCCAGGCCAGTGACAAGAAGACATCGAGGGCGTTGGCCGCAGCCCACAGGGCGGACGCGGTGGCGCCGGCCGAGCCGGGCTGCCACACCCGAGGCCCGCCCGCGCGCCACAGACGGCGGGCCAGGCCCCCCAGGGAGCGATAGGCGGGGGAGCACCCGCACCTGGTCCAGACCAGCCGCGACCTCACGCCCGAGATGCGGAGGGCGGAGCGCAGGGCCTTAGCCGCAGTGGTCTTGCCCGCTCCGTCCAGCCCGCTCAGGGAGACGAGCAGGCCGGGCTGGGGACGCAGGCCCGACTT contains:
- a CDS encoding 3-hydroxyacyl-CoA dehydrogenase, encoding MELDGVVTLVTGGASGLGEATVRRLLGAGARVVIVDRDATRGEALARELGEVALFAQADITDEASTAAAIEKAASLGPLRAVVHCAGIGWAGRVLGRDGTPHDLGRFRMVIEVNLVGTFNVLRLAAAAMAKNEPTAEGERGVIINTASVAAFDGQIGQAAYAASKAGVVGLTLTAARDLASLGIRVVTIAPGIFDTPLFRLMPEPQRQALAENVPFPRRLGRPEEFALLAESIIRNPYLNGETIRLDGALRMPPR
- a CDS encoding glycosyltransferase yields the protein MHVLVVTNMYPQPGRPAFGIFVQEQVDSLRRLGIMVDVLFIDGQASRLNYLWAYPRLWRALSRHRYDVIHAHYIFSGLVALAQRRCPVVLTHHGPEVFMTWQAVPCRLFTRFFDQVIVVSEEMRARLGCRRAHVIPCGIDLGLFRPMPREEARRALGLPMKRRLVLWAGDPSRPEKRWDLVQAAMNLLRSHRDDVELVLASGQPHSRVPLYMNACDVLLLVSDAEGSPMVVKEAMACNLPIVSTAVGDVPQVIGDTEGCFLCSQEPEDIAAKLELALDFGGRTDGRRRVQHLELGAIARRVAAVYEEAMAARRERGVAEVRA
- a CDS encoding glycosyltransferase family 4 protein → MRRVCLVRLGYFPQEEHLRRNVGALADAGYQVDVLCLRAPGQPLVERYPGGTVFRLPLAHRRSGLLRHLWEHSAFCVLAAILLPALWALRRYRVVEFCSPPDYAVFAALLPRLFGTRIVLYIFDLLPETLACTYGLSDGSPLVRLAGWLERISAALAHVVIVVAPDTVERVVQRGTPAAKVVWLPNAPDEDVFRPPPEEPGSDGGFVVMTHGSILPRYGVDDLLRAAALLRPLLPDLRVWVVGEGEHLPAVRALADSLGLDGTVTFKGWLAYPQVARAVASAQVGVVPVRFNSLPNKLFEYAFMGRPVVAAVQPSIRRVFGDAVLYYPPGDHRALADALLRLYRDEGLRRRLGEAARAVALRHSWSRVRETYVALHGGPPPAPEAGRAGR
- a CDS encoding GNAT family N-acetyltransferase, giving the protein MNSGRVRAIDPRCEPAWEEFVAWHPEATVFHTSHWARALTAAYGFEPVYYVLETAQGEITAALPLMLVRSRLTGHRLVGLPFSDLCPPLVQGADELAALAMAVQREARRRGLDYVELRGGDADRLVPLGFVTVASLFVRHFMEVPSDLAELEPMVHDSARRGVRKALRSGVEVRRAGPEALPLFYRLYEATRRRQRLLPAPRRFFAAIGEHLLGRGLGAFLLAEIDGEVVACNLLLWWRQGMVYKANVSQPDRLEVRPNNLLMWHTIALAREMGMRVLDMGRTDADHEGLRRFKSLWAACESPLPYFYYPTPERGQGRRRRALGRALRVLAALCPAWLSRGLSSCLYRHLA